The Akkermansia sp. N21116 genome includes a region encoding these proteins:
- a CDS encoding sigma-54 dependent transcriptional regulator, translated as MSQPILLIVDDEKPTRDALRMALEDIYDVYTASNLTQAANILDAEPVDLILTDLRLGGENGMDLLDSASAREHPPVCIVMTAYGSVDTAVEAMKRGAYHFVTKPLNLDEVELLLKRAQRTRSLESANRELEATLHPHKGLDRLLGKSEAMEKVFRIIRQVAPGKTTVLIEGESGTGKELVAHAIHALSPRASKPFVVVNCAALSPQLLESELFGHEKGAFTGAVQKRIGRFEEANGGSIFLDEIGEIDPATQVRLLRVLSERTIERVGSNTPVPIDVRVIAATNKSLKKLVEEGTFREDLFFRLNVVKIDMPPLRERQEDIILLSNAFLKEFAGENGKTVKPLSDQATRALLSYPWPGNVRELRTAIEHGVVMSNGSTVDLTHLPAQLRTTQQEQPESPPPDQPSQPITHIQLVHPGSLNLLSLEKEAIRQALRITGDNRTAAAKLLGISRRTLQRKIAEDFDPTKTSESDTRGIQANQ; from the coding sequence ATGAGCCAGCCGATCCTGTTAATTGTCGATGACGAAAAGCCCACGCGCGATGCCCTCCGCATGGCGCTGGAAGACATATACGACGTATACACGGCTTCCAACCTGACACAAGCCGCCAACATTCTGGACGCCGAACCCGTCGACTTGATTCTTACCGACCTCCGCCTCGGTGGAGAAAACGGCATGGATCTCCTCGACTCCGCCTCCGCCCGAGAACACCCGCCCGTCTGCATCGTCATGACAGCTTACGGCTCCGTTGATACCGCCGTGGAAGCCATGAAGCGAGGGGCCTACCATTTCGTCACCAAACCCCTGAACCTTGACGAAGTAGAACTCCTCCTCAAACGTGCCCAGCGCACGCGTTCCCTGGAATCTGCCAACCGCGAACTGGAGGCTACCCTCCATCCCCACAAGGGACTCGACAGGCTTCTCGGCAAATCCGAAGCCATGGAAAAAGTCTTTCGCATCATTCGTCAGGTGGCACCAGGCAAAACCACTGTCCTGATTGAGGGAGAAAGCGGTACCGGCAAAGAACTTGTCGCCCATGCCATCCACGCCCTCTCCCCCCGTGCTTCCAAGCCATTCGTCGTCGTCAACTGCGCCGCTCTTTCCCCACAACTGTTGGAAAGCGAACTTTTCGGTCATGAGAAAGGCGCCTTCACCGGAGCCGTCCAGAAAAGAATCGGCCGTTTTGAAGAAGCTAACGGAGGTTCCATTTTCCTTGATGAAATCGGAGAAATCGATCCTGCCACCCAGGTTCGTCTCTTACGCGTCCTCTCGGAACGTACCATTGAACGCGTCGGTTCCAACACCCCGGTCCCCATCGATGTACGCGTTATTGCCGCCACCAACAAATCTCTCAAAAAACTCGTCGAAGAAGGCACCTTCCGGGAAGACCTCTTCTTCCGCCTCAATGTCGTCAAAATCGATATGCCTCCTTTGCGCGAGCGCCAAGAGGATATCATTCTCCTTTCCAACGCCTTCCTCAAAGAATTTGCCGGAGAAAACGGAAAAACCGTCAAACCGCTCTCCGATCAGGCAACCCGGGCTCTACTCTCCTATCCATGGCCCGGCAATGTCCGGGAACTGCGTACAGCCATCGAACACGGTGTCGTCATGAGTAATGGAAGCACCGTAGACCTCACCCATCTCCCCGCCCAGCTGCGGACAACACAACAGGAACAACCGGAAAGTCCTCCCCCGGATCAGCCTTCTCAACCCATAACGCATATTCAGCTTGTCCATCCAGGCAGTTTGAACCTATTATCCCTTGAAAAGGAAGCCATCCGCCAGGCTCTCCGGATCACCGGAGACAATCGGACGGCGGCAGCCAAACTCCTGGGTATCAGCCGGAGAACACTCCAAAGGAAAATCGCCGAAGACTTCGACCCAACCAAGACCTCGGAATCGGATACCCGCGGGATCCAGGCAAACCAATAG
- the recO gene encoding DNA repair protein RecO, giving the protein MLAWVLPPPIPTTVAVNESLATLLKTYPLGETGLIVVWFTESHGIIRTAAKGALRPQSRYIGQLDLFFHSLIQWKEARTGDLHTLSSATLAHPRFNIRREYPKLSLASYFARLILLVVEAGTPAPEFYDLLDRALNYLEQEQPSRKALLHFEREIIRLHGLQGSNLPAHVAIRHHFGKIPIRQRESLLEILG; this is encoded by the coding sequence ATGCTCGCCTGGGTGCTGCCACCTCCCATCCCGACAACGGTTGCGGTGAATGAAAGCCTTGCCACTCTCCTGAAAACCTACCCTCTGGGAGAAACCGGTCTGATCGTCGTCTGGTTCACGGAAAGCCACGGCATCATCCGCACTGCTGCCAAGGGAGCTCTTCGCCCGCAAAGCCGCTACATCGGGCAGCTTGATCTCTTCTTTCACAGCCTCATCCAGTGGAAAGAAGCCCGAACCGGAGATCTGCATACACTTTCGTCCGCCACGCTTGCCCATCCACGTTTCAACATCCGCCGGGAATACCCCAAGCTCTCGCTGGCTTCCTACTTTGCCCGCCTTATCCTGCTCGTTGTTGAAGCAGGAACCCCCGCACCGGAATTCTACGATCTTTTGGACCGCGCCCTCAATTATCTGGAGCAGGAACAGCCCTCACGCAAGGCCTTACTCCACTTCGAAAGGGAAATTATCCGGCTCCATGGCCTTCAGGGAAGCAATCTGCCCGCCCATGTCGCTATCAGACACCACTTCGGCAAAATCCCCATCCGCCAAAGGGAATCTCTTCTGGAAATACTGGGATAA
- the rpsJ gene encoding 30S ribosomal protein S10, with translation MQSPKIRIRLRAFDSRAIDRSAQEIVETAKRTGAKVAGPIPLPTRIEKFSVNRSVHVNKKSAEQFEIRTHKRLLDIVDPTARTVDELKKLNLPAGVDITIRI, from the coding sequence ATGCAAAGTCCTAAAATCCGCATTAGACTCCGCGCTTTTGATTCCCGCGCTATCGACCGTTCCGCCCAGGAAATCGTCGAAACCGCCAAGCGCACGGGAGCCAAGGTAGCCGGCCCGATTCCGCTTCCGACCCGCATCGAGAAGTTCTCCGTGAACCGTTCCGTTCACGTCAACAAGAAGTCGGCCGAACAGTTCGAAATCCGTACCCACAAGCGCCTCCTCGACATCGTCGATCCTACGGCACGTACGGTGGATGAGCTCAAGAAGCTCAATCTCCCGGCCGGTGTCGACATCACGATCCGCATCTGA
- a CDS encoding thioesterase family protein, which produces MNQEEILGNGAGFYYRREVSFADTDAGGVGHFARLLCILEEAEHVCMRGLGFPMYAPGHSWPRVHVEVDYKSPAYAGDLVDVQVVPSHIGESALTWSFTVTKGDVVVMSASYTVVRMLNGRKNPFTDGERQLLESL; this is translated from the coding sequence ATGAATCAGGAGGAAATTCTTGGAAACGGGGCGGGGTTTTACTACCGTCGCGAGGTGAGTTTTGCCGATACGGATGCAGGCGGAGTAGGCCATTTTGCACGGTTGTTGTGCATTTTGGAAGAGGCGGAGCATGTTTGCATGCGCGGGTTGGGGTTTCCGATGTATGCTCCGGGGCACTCTTGGCCGCGCGTGCATGTGGAGGTGGATTACAAGTCCCCGGCGTATGCGGGGGACTTGGTGGATGTACAGGTCGTTCCGTCTCACATCGGTGAGTCGGCTTTGACTTGGTCGTTCACTGTGACGAAGGGTGATGTGGTGGTCATGAGTGCCTCGTATACGGTGGTGCGCATGCTGAACGGCCGCAAAAATCCGTTTACGGATGGCGAACGTCAGCTCTTGGAAAGTCTGTGA
- the rpsG gene encoding 30S ribosomal protein S7 yields MARRKRVYKKIERRDPRYDSVLVGKLISKVMLSGKRSLAERIVYSAIDLANEGTDTVDPLEVLTRAIENAKPRVEVKSRRVGGATYQVPLEVDPARSESLAMRWVVNYARSRRGVPMHKALANEIKEAANNQGSSVRKRDDVHKMAQANRAFAHFRW; encoded by the coding sequence ATGGCCCGTCGTAAGCGCGTCTATAAGAAAATCGAACGTCGTGACCCCCGTTACGACAGTGTCCTTGTTGGTAAACTGATCAGCAAGGTAATGTTGAGCGGCAAGCGCTCACTTGCGGAACGTATTGTTTATTCTGCAATCGATCTTGCCAATGAAGGTACGGATACGGTTGATCCTCTGGAAGTTCTCACCCGTGCCATTGAAAATGCCAAGCCGCGCGTTGAAGTGAAGAGTCGCCGTGTAGGTGGTGCCACGTACCAGGTGCCTCTGGAAGTGGATCCTGCCCGTTCCGAATCACTGGCTATGCGCTGGGTTGTCAATTATGCCCGCAGCCGTCGTGGTGTGCCGATGCATAAGGCTCTTGCCAATGAAATCAAGGAAGCCGCCAACAACCAGGGTTCCTCCGTTCGCAAGCGTGACGATGTGCACAAGATGGCCCAGGCCAACCGTGCTTTCGCCCACTTCCGCTGGTAA
- the xseB gene encoding exodeoxyribonuclease VII small subunit has translation MASKSSKETPTFEQSIARLEEIVQLTDAPVTELESMISLVEEGTKIIRHCRSILKKAELRIEALENPESPTTTLDAPQEQTPDEPDTFSLS, from the coding sequence ATGGCATCAAAATCATCCAAGGAAACACCCACCTTCGAGCAATCCATCGCCCGGCTGGAGGAAATCGTCCAATTGACGGACGCTCCCGTCACCGAATTGGAATCCATGATCTCACTCGTCGAAGAAGGTACCAAAATCATCCGCCACTGCCGGTCCATCCTGAAAAAGGCGGAGCTCCGCATAGAAGCCCTGGAAAATCCCGAATCCCCGACAACCACTTTGGACGCTCCCCAGGAACAGACGCCCGATGAACCAGACACCTTCTCCCTCTCCTGA
- the rpsL gene encoding 30S ribosomal protein S12, with product MPTINQLVRKGRITPEEKSKSRALHSCPQRRGVCLQVMTRTPKKPNSALRKVAKVRLTNGEEVIAYIGGEGHNLQEHSIVLVRGGRVKDLPGVRYHIVRGALDCLGVDKRRQGRSKYGAKRPKVAAK from the coding sequence ATGCCGACAATCAATCAGCTCGTCCGCAAAGGACGCATTACTCCGGAAGAGAAGTCCAAGTCTCGTGCCCTCCACAGCTGCCCGCAGCGTCGTGGTGTTTGTCTCCAGGTGATGACTCGTACGCCGAAGAAGCCTAACTCCGCTCTTCGTAAGGTCGCCAAGGTCCGTTTGACCAATGGTGAAGAAGTAATCGCCTACATCGGCGGTGAAGGACATAACCTTCAGGAACACTCCATCGTTCTTGTCCGCGGTGGTCGTGTCAAGGACCTTCCCGGTGTCCGTTATCACATCGTTCGTGGCGCTCTTGACTGCCTCGGTGTTGACAAGCGTCGTCAGGGTCGCTCCAAGTACGGTGCCAAACGCCCGAAGGTTGCTGCCAAGTAA
- a CDS encoding ATP-binding protein — MKKETVEKLIDRIGHLENKELQAFLLKLSEQKGFFQQVFEVLQEGIILLDTGGHVVYVNKAAAKILNKEVRDVTTDDLGILFGRNNAWGEVAKEGGAVSHDTEIHYPEHRYLNLYIAPIGEETTTGYLILIRDETARYLHTEEILEAEQLNSLTLLSAGVAHEIGNPLNSIGLHLQLLDRKTRQLQSPEAEQLRELVQTSRSEVKRLDAILRQFLQAVRPTKPNRERLEINALIEEIIQFLRPEIEERNIHIVLDLCSPMPVMDMDPVQIKQVFYNLVKNAYQAIPSGGGSILIKTECNAYEVRVTVSDTGSGISHEVMGSIYEPFLTTKSEGTGLGLLIVRRIVKDHGGNLTIASHAGEGTTITMFFPRTDSAARLLQ; from the coding sequence ATGAAAAAGGAAACCGTTGAAAAGCTCATTGACCGTATTGGTCACTTGGAGAACAAGGAATTGCAAGCATTCCTGCTGAAGCTTTCCGAACAAAAAGGATTCTTCCAGCAGGTATTCGAAGTATTGCAGGAAGGCATCATCCTGCTGGATACGGGGGGCCATGTCGTGTACGTCAACAAGGCTGCCGCCAAAATTCTCAATAAGGAAGTGCGCGACGTCACGACGGACGACCTCGGCATCCTCTTCGGGCGCAATAACGCCTGGGGAGAAGTTGCCAAGGAAGGAGGGGCTGTCTCCCACGACACGGAAATCCACTACCCGGAACATCGCTACCTCAATCTTTACATCGCCCCCATCGGCGAGGAAACCACAACCGGCTATCTCATCCTCATCCGCGACGAAACAGCCCGTTATCTGCACACGGAAGAGATTCTCGAAGCAGAGCAACTCAACTCCCTGACTCTGCTCTCCGCCGGAGTCGCCCACGAAATCGGAAATCCTCTTAATTCCATCGGTCTTCATCTCCAGTTGCTGGACCGTAAAACGCGACAACTCCAATCTCCGGAAGCCGAACAACTGAGAGAACTCGTCCAAACTTCCCGCTCGGAAGTCAAACGCCTCGATGCCATCCTCCGTCAATTCCTCCAAGCCGTCCGCCCGACCAAGCCCAACCGGGAAAGATTGGAAATCAATGCTCTCATCGAAGAAATCATCCAATTCCTCCGTCCGGAAATCGAAGAACGCAACATCCACATCGTCCTTGATCTCTGTTCTCCCATGCCTGTCATGGACATGGATCCCGTCCAGATTAAACAAGTCTTCTACAATCTCGTCAAAAACGCCTATCAGGCCATTCCTTCCGGGGGTGGTTCCATCCTCATCAAAACGGAGTGCAATGCTTACGAAGTCCGCGTTACCGTTTCCGACACCGGCAGCGGCATTTCCCACGAAGTCATGGGCAGCATCTACGAACCCTTCCTGACGACCAAATCGGAAGGGACAGGACTGGGGCTCCTCATTGTCCGCCGCATCGTCAAAGATCACGGAGGCAACCTCACCATCGCCAGCCATGCCGGAGAAGGTACCACGATCACCATGTTCTTCCCCCGGACGGATTCCGCAGCCAGACTCCTTCAATAG
- the dxs gene encoding 1-deoxy-D-xylulose-5-phosphate synthase translates to MNQTPSPSPELPELLASIFSPEDVKSMPPDKLPILAQEIRDLLINTLSVTGGHLGPNLGVVELTIALHYVFNTPKDKILFDVSHQGYIHKILTGRANRMSTIRQFGGLSGFLKRSESDHDAFGAGHAGTALSAALGICAARDRKHDDFNVVAVAGDAAFTCGTTLEALNNIAQTTKRFIAILNDNEWAIDKNVGSLANYFNSLQTSDTYAWVRKKTAEFVERLGGQQAKSFANKIESSAKGLILPSVLFDKFGLRYFGPIDGHDIPLLIKTLEHIKNLNEPVILHIVTEKGRGYQPALDNPTKFHGLGSYCIDNGNTDSPPSPTYSEIFGRTIADLADHDESVVAVTAAMPSGTKLDLFKERHPSRFFDVGIAEEHAALFACGMAAEGLKPYVAIYSTFMQRCVDMIQHDAALQKLPVKFCMDRAGLSPDDGPTHHGLFDIAMLRCLPDLVMMQPKDETEFVNMLYTMNEIDDRASSIRYPRGCGIGAPIPEIPQLLPIGKAEIERNGTDIVFVTLGDMIVLARNIADQLEREGYSVAIINARFIKPLDEECILKYARRAKLVCTIEDHSIKGGFGSTVLECLSSGNVTTPVEIVGWPDRFIEHGCLKSLREKYGLTEPDILDRLHARLGAATSHPDNGCGE, encoded by the coding sequence ATGAACCAGACACCTTCTCCCTCTCCTGAGCTTCCGGAACTTTTGGCCTCCATCTTTTCTCCGGAGGATGTCAAAAGCATGCCGCCGGACAAACTGCCCATTCTCGCTCAAGAGATTCGGGACCTGCTCATCAATACCCTCTCTGTCACCGGAGGCCATCTCGGTCCCAACCTGGGTGTCGTCGAGCTCACTATTGCGCTGCATTACGTCTTCAATACGCCGAAGGACAAAATCCTCTTCGATGTTTCCCATCAGGGTTACATCCACAAAATCCTGACGGGCCGGGCCAACCGCATGTCCACCATCCGCCAGTTCGGAGGCCTTTCCGGTTTTCTCAAACGTTCCGAATCGGATCACGACGCTTTCGGAGCGGGCCATGCCGGTACAGCGCTCTCAGCAGCTTTAGGCATTTGTGCCGCACGCGACCGCAAGCACGACGACTTCAATGTCGTCGCCGTCGCCGGTGATGCCGCCTTTACCTGCGGTACCACGCTGGAAGCCCTCAACAACATCGCCCAGACGACCAAGCGTTTCATCGCCATCCTTAATGACAACGAGTGGGCCATCGATAAAAACGTCGGTTCCCTGGCCAACTACTTCAACTCCCTTCAAACGTCGGATACCTATGCATGGGTCCGCAAAAAAACAGCCGAATTTGTAGAACGCCTGGGCGGTCAGCAGGCCAAATCCTTCGCCAATAAAATAGAATCATCCGCAAAAGGCCTCATCCTCCCCTCCGTTCTGTTTGACAAATTCGGGCTCCGCTACTTCGGTCCGATCGATGGTCACGATATTCCCTTGCTCATCAAGACACTTGAGCACATCAAAAACCTCAACGAACCCGTCATTCTCCACATCGTCACGGAAAAAGGCCGCGGATACCAGCCCGCCCTCGACAACCCGACTAAATTCCACGGACTCGGTTCCTACTGTATTGACAACGGCAACACGGACTCTCCACCCTCTCCAACATACTCGGAAATCTTCGGACGCACCATTGCCGACCTGGCGGACCATGATGAATCCGTCGTAGCCGTCACAGCAGCCATGCCCAGTGGAACCAAGCTTGATCTCTTCAAAGAACGCCACCCTTCCCGGTTCTTCGACGTCGGGATCGCAGAAGAACACGCCGCCCTTTTTGCCTGCGGCATGGCTGCCGAAGGCCTCAAGCCCTATGTCGCTATCTATTCCACCTTCATGCAACGCTGTGTCGACATGATCCAGCACGATGCAGCTCTTCAAAAACTGCCTGTTAAATTCTGCATGGACCGGGCCGGGCTGTCTCCCGACGACGGTCCCACTCATCACGGCCTCTTTGATATTGCCATGCTCCGCTGCCTTCCCGACCTCGTCATGATGCAGCCAAAGGACGAAACCGAATTCGTCAATATGCTGTACACAATGAATGAAATCGACGACCGGGCATCTTCCATCCGCTACCCCCGGGGATGCGGCATCGGCGCCCCCATCCCGGAGATTCCTCAGCTCCTCCCCATTGGCAAGGCGGAAATCGAACGCAACGGCACGGACATCGTCTTTGTCACTCTGGGAGACATGATCGTCCTTGCACGCAATATCGCTGACCAACTGGAACGGGAAGGCTACTCCGTCGCCATCATCAATGCCCGCTTCATCAAGCCACTGGATGAAGAATGCATCCTGAAATACGCCCGCCGGGCAAAACTCGTCTGTACGATCGAAGATCACTCGATCAAAGGCGGTTTCGGCTCAACCGTCCTCGAATGTCTCAGTTCCGGAAACGTTACAACGCCCGTGGAAATTGTCGGCTGGCCCGACCGTTTCATCGAACACGGCTGTCTGAAATCGCTCCGGGAAAAATACGGTCTGACGGAACCCGACATCCTGGACAGGCTTCATGCTCGCCTGGGTGCTGCCACCTCCCATCCCGACAACGGTTGCGGTGAATGA
- the gpmI gene encoding 2,3-bisphosphoglycerate-independent phosphoglycerate mutase — protein sequence MSKKPVVLIIRDGWGRNPLGPSVAEQYGDATVLAETPFTDSLLETCPHCMIGASGSDVGLPDGQMGNSEVGHLNLGAGRVVFQDLCRIANAIQDGSLAANPVLMEAYEKAKTSRLHLMGLVSDGGVHSHIDHLIGLVRLAYEAGVRDICIHAITDGRDCSPTSGAGYLKQLEEAVAPYGAKIATVIGRFYAMDRDKRWDRNKLAWDAIVLGRGEQCSCTPHEYIEQRYDEKETDEFLKPGIFAYGDEQRIRDNDVVFFFNFRADRARQMSDAFLYPEFDGFDREVMPKVHFVTMTEYDAKYPSPIVFAAEELDNILGEVISSAGLKQLRIAETEKYAHVTFFFNGGVETQFEGEDRILVPSPREVATYDLKPQMSAEGVADKFVEAIGNYDVAILNFANPDMVGHTGFVEAGIKACEAVDKGLKQVVSKVLELGGKVLITADHGNCEHMRNEDGSPNTAHTTNLVDLIYVGADKDDVVLKDGILADIAPTILGLLGIAQPAEMSGKSLVERK from the coding sequence ATGTCAAAAAAGCCAGTCGTACTGATTATCCGGGATGGTTGGGGTCGCAATCCCCTGGGCCCCTCCGTTGCCGAACAATATGGTGACGCCACCGTTCTTGCTGAAACTCCCTTTACCGATTCTCTGCTGGAAACCTGCCCTCATTGCATGATCGGGGCTTCCGGTAGTGATGTAGGACTTCCTGACGGGCAGATGGGTAACTCGGAAGTGGGGCACTTGAATCTGGGGGCCGGGCGAGTGGTTTTCCAAGATCTCTGCCGCATTGCGAATGCTATTCAGGATGGATCTCTTGCGGCGAACCCCGTTTTGATGGAAGCCTATGAAAAGGCCAAGACGTCTCGCTTGCACTTGATGGGGCTGGTGAGCGATGGCGGTGTCCACAGCCATATCGACCATTTGATCGGCCTGGTGCGCCTGGCTTATGAAGCAGGTGTGCGCGACATTTGCATCCATGCTATCACGGATGGCCGAGACTGTTCCCCGACGAGCGGTGCCGGCTACCTGAAGCAATTGGAAGAAGCAGTGGCTCCGTACGGTGCCAAAATCGCTACGGTGATCGGCCGCTTCTATGCCATGGACCGCGACAAGCGCTGGGACCGCAACAAGCTGGCCTGGGATGCCATTGTCCTTGGCCGTGGTGAACAGTGTTCCTGCACTCCCCATGAGTATATCGAACAGCGTTATGACGAGAAGGAAACGGACGAGTTCCTCAAGCCTGGCATCTTTGCCTATGGCGACGAACAGCGCATCCGGGACAACGATGTTGTCTTCTTCTTCAACTTCCGAGCCGACCGTGCCCGTCAGATGTCGGACGCGTTCCTCTACCCCGAGTTTGACGGCTTTGACCGTGAAGTGATGCCGAAAGTTCATTTCGTGACGATGACCGAGTATGATGCGAAATATCCTTCTCCGATCGTATTTGCTGCGGAAGAACTCGACAATATTCTGGGTGAGGTGATTTCTTCCGCCGGACTCAAGCAGCTTCGTATCGCCGAAACGGAAAAGTACGCGCATGTTACCTTCTTCTTCAACGGCGGGGTGGAAACCCAGTTCGAAGGGGAAGACCGTATTCTTGTCCCCTCCCCTCGCGAAGTGGCTACATACGATTTGAAACCGCAGATGAGCGCCGAGGGCGTGGCTGACAAGTTTGTGGAAGCCATCGGTAATTACGATGTGGCGATCCTCAATTTTGCCAATCCGGACATGGTGGGGCACACGGGTTTCGTGGAAGCCGGCATCAAGGCCTGCGAAGCTGTGGACAAGGGATTGAAACAGGTTGTCTCCAAGGTTCTGGAACTGGGTGGAAAGGTTTTGATCACTGCCGACCACGGCAATTGCGAACACATGCGCAATGAAGACGGTTCTCCGAATACGGCTCATACGACTAATCTGGTGGATCTGATCTATGTAGGCGCCGACAAGGATGATGTGGTTCTTAAGGATGGCATCCTGGCCGATATCGCACCGACTATTCTCGGGTTGCTCGGCATTGCCCAACCGGCTGAAATGTCCGGAAAGAGTCTGGTGGAACGGAAGTAA
- the fusA gene encoding elongation factor G, with translation MSDNINSPNRKCPLQRYRNIGISAHIDAGKTTLSERILFYTGMIHKIGETHDGSTTTDWMEQERERGITITSAAVSANWKQLHDDGVYKVFENEQFQINIIDTPGHVDFTAEVERSLRVLDGAIVVFCGVAGVQPQTETVWRQASKYSVPRICFVNKMDRVGANFANVLADIQNKLGANAAAILIPIGSEDTLRGQIDVVNQKAIMYSDDDRLGSTYTVVDIPEELKSEAEEAYEDLVSRVADVDEELGEKFLMEEPISTEDLKKAIRRATIANEFIAVAGGSAFKNKGVQYLMDAVIDYLPSPLETKAIEVESTIDPEEKKNLCVSDNEKPVALAFKLWADKFVGKLIFIRVYSGVIKKGDTVYNPRTRKTERVGRLIQMQADTHNDIDAVYSGDIAAIVGLRNVTTGDTVTCDDNDYVLEPPTFPEPVIAMAVEPKTKADQEKMSNALARLSEEDPTFQVKTDEETGQTIIAGMGELHLEIIIDRLMREFKVEANVGKPQIAYRESIANPAHGDGKLVKQSGGRGQYGHVVIDVAPNERGKGLTIANKIVGGAIPKEYMNAVYAGLNEAMTTGVVAGYPVVDVHVDVVDGSYHEVDSNENAFKMAAIFAMKDAFKKAKPFMLEPIMSVEVTTPTDYQGDVMGDLNRRRGQISSMETKGTVCILKAMVPLAEMFGYSTVVRTLSSGRASYSMEPSHFEQVPQNLVDQIVNERGK, from the coding sequence ATGTCCGACAATATCAACAGCCCCAACCGCAAGTGCCCGTTGCAGCGTTACCGCAACATCGGTATCTCCGCACACATTGACGCCGGCAAGACGACCCTTTCCGAACGTATCCTGTTTTACACGGGTATGATTCACAAGATTGGTGAAACGCACGACGGTTCCACCACGACTGACTGGATGGAGCAGGAACGCGAACGCGGCATCACCATTACGTCCGCCGCTGTGAGTGCCAACTGGAAGCAGCTCCATGATGATGGGGTTTACAAGGTTTTCGAAAACGAGCAGTTCCAGATCAACATCATTGACACTCCCGGACACGTTGACTTCACAGCTGAAGTGGAACGTTCCCTGCGCGTGCTCGACGGTGCTATCGTCGTGTTCTGCGGTGTTGCCGGTGTGCAGCCTCAGACTGAAACCGTCTGGCGTCAGGCTTCCAAGTACAGCGTTCCCCGCATTTGCTTCGTCAACAAGATGGACCGCGTCGGCGCCAACTTTGCCAATGTCCTTGCCGACATTCAGAACAAGCTCGGCGCCAATGCCGCTGCCATTCTGATTCCGATCGGTTCCGAAGACACGCTTCGCGGTCAGATCGACGTCGTCAACCAGAAAGCCATCATGTATAGTGATGACGATCGTCTCGGTTCCACCTACACTGTTGTCGACATCCCCGAAGAACTCAAGAGCGAGGCCGAAGAAGCCTATGAAGATCTTGTTTCCCGCGTGGCCGATGTTGATGAAGAACTTGGTGAAAAGTTCCTCATGGAAGAACCGATCTCGACGGAAGACCTCAAGAAGGCTATCCGTCGTGCCACGATCGCCAACGAGTTTATTGCCGTTGCCGGTGGTTCCGCTTTCAAGAACAAGGGCGTACAGTACCTTATGGACGCCGTGATCGACTATTTGCCCTCGCCGCTTGAAACGAAAGCCATCGAAGTTGAAAGCACTATTGATCCCGAAGAGAAGAAAAATCTCTGCGTTAGCGATAATGAAAAGCCCGTTGCTCTTGCATTCAAACTTTGGGCTGACAAGTTTGTCGGTAAGCTGATCTTCATTCGCGTGTACTCCGGCGTGATCAAGAAGGGTGATACCGTCTACAATCCCCGTACCCGTAAAACGGAACGCGTGGGTCGCCTCATCCAGATGCAGGCCGATACCCACAACGACATCGATGCCGTTTATTCCGGTGACATCGCCGCTATCGTCGGCCTCCGTAATGTGACCACGGGTGACACTGTCACCTGCGACGATAACGACTACGTTCTCGAGCCTCCGACCTTCCCGGAACCGGTTATCGCCATGGCCGTGGAACCCAAGACCAAGGCCGACCAGGAAAAGATGTCCAATGCTCTTGCCCGCCTGTCTGAAGAAGACCCGACCTTCCAGGTCAAGACGGACGAAGAAACCGGACAGACCATCATTGCCGGTATGGGTGAACTTCACCTCGAAATCATCATTGACCGCCTGATGCGCGAATTCAAGGTGGAAGCCAATGTCGGCAAGCCCCAGATCGCCTATCGCGAAAGTATCGCCAATCCCGCTCACGGTGACGGCAAGCTCGTCAAGCAGTCGGGTGGCCGCGGCCAGTACGGTCACGTTGTGATCGATGTCGCCCCCAACGAACGCGGTAAAGGCCTTACCATCGCCAACAAGATTGTCGGCGGCGCTATTCCGAAGGAATACATGAACGCCGTTTATGCCGGGCTGAACGAAGCCATGACGACTGGTGTCGTTGCCGGCTATCCCGTCGTTGACGTTCATGTCGATGTGGTCGACGGCTCCTACCATGAAGTCGACTCCAACGAAAACGCGTTCAAGATGGCTGCCATCTTCGCCATGAAGGATGCCTTCAAGAAGGCTAAGCCCTTCATGCTCGAACCGATCATGTCCGTTGAAGTGACGACTCCCACCGATTACCAGGGAGACGTCATGGGTGACCTTAACCGTCGCCGCGGCCAGATCAGCTCCATGGAAACCAAGGGTACGGTTTGCATCCTTAAGGCCATGGTTCCCCTCGCCGAAATGTTCGGTTATTCCACCGTTGTCCGTACGCTCTCCAGTGGCCGTGCTTCCTACTCCATGGAACCGTCCCATTTCGAGCAAGTGCCGCAGAACCTTGTTGACCAGATCGTCAACGAACGCGGCAAGTAA